The DNA region CCAAACTTACAAAATATTCCGATTCGTACCGAAGCAGGTCGTCGCGTTCGTAAAGCGTTCACAGCACCAGCTGGCTACAAAATTATGGCCATTGACTATAGTCAAATTGAGCTACGAATTATGGCGCATTTGTCGCAAGATCCTGCGTTGGTCGAAGCTTTTTCAAAAGGTCGAGACATTCACAAAGCGACCGCATCGGAGGTGTTCGGTGTCGCTCTCGAGCAAGTCACAAGCGAACAGCGTCGTCGAGCGAAAGCCGTTAACTTCGGATTGATTTACGGTATGTCAGCTTTCGGTTTGGCGCGTCAACTCGATATTCCACGTCAAGAGGCACAAGACTACATGGATAAGTACTTCGATCGCTTCCCCGGCGTATTAAAGTATATGGAAGACACGCGCGCTCAAGCGAAACGGGACGGTTACGTTGAAACAATCTATGGGCGTCGTTTACAACTTCCTGAAATTAAGTCGCAAAATGGCATGCGTCGCAAAGCTGCCGAGCGGGCAGCTATCAACGCACCAATGCAAGGCACTGCAGCCGATATTATTAAGCGCGCAATGATTGCCGTGGCTGACTATATAAACACCCAGGTACCGAAAGAAGATTTGCACATGATCATGCAAGTGCATGATGAATTAGTATTTGAAGTGCGTGAGGATGAAATTTTTGAGTATCAGAAGAAGCTCGTAGAAATCATGGAGCAAGCTGCGGAACTTAAGGTTCCGCTTATTGCCGAAGCGGGTGTTGGGAATAACTGGGACGAGGCACATTAAAAAATTTTTCAGAAATTAAAAATTTTTTTGAACTATTTTTTATACCGCCAGTCTGAATCAGTGAAAGGCGCATTAAACGAATCGAGTTCGTTTGTCATTACCTTTCTGAGATGTTCTCTCCCTGGATTGTAAGAACTTTTGCCCGGCTTTATGCCGGGCTTTTTCTTTTCTGAAGCCTAAGTTTAGGCAGTTGGCGCAACGCGAGGCTTACGGGCGCGTCGATTAGCAATAAATACGCCAGTCAAAATGGCCGCCATACCAATTGCGTGCTCAACTAAGAACGGCTCACCATCAACCACCCCAAGTATCAACGCCACAATCGGAATGAGGTAAGTGACGGAGCTGGTAAACGTCGTATCAGTCATTTTTACAACCGTATTAAAAATGACGAGCGCCATTGCCGTCCCAACAACACCAAGTATCAAAATCGCTGTTAGCGAGAAATAGGCATCGGGTTGCGAACCAAGTTGCTCAACAAACGGTGTTGCGAACAGCAAATAAATAAGTGCTGGCGGCGCTACTAGAAACAGGCTAACACCGGTTATGGTAAGCGCGCCTAAATCAGGAATGTGATGCTTTATGAGGTTGAGGTTTATGCCGTAGCAAATAGTTGCCACGATAATTAGGAGCGCATAGGCATTAAACTGGAACTCACCACTGGCATTAGCGGTAATTAAAATCACCGTGCCGGCTAAACCAATCAGAACGCCAACCCATTGTTGTACAGCGACAATCTGATGAAAAACCAATACACCAATGATTAGGGTAGCCAGTGGCGTAAATGTATTGAGTACACCAGTCACGCCACTTGGTAATTGTGTTTGCGCAAACGCGAACAAAAACGCAGGAATAAAGCTGCCAACTAAACCCACCGAAATAAGCTTCGGCCAGTGATAACGTTGCACGGTTCTAAACCGGCGCATTAAAAATGGCAGTAACACGAAGCCGGCAGAAGCAATGCGAATTGCAGCGAGCTGATCGGGACGAAAGGCTATAAGCCCTTTTTTAATCAAGATGAAGGAGCTGCCCCAAATCATTGCGAGCAACAACAACAGTAACCAAGCTTTTAGAGGCGGAGTGTCACTCTGTTGCATCGGCGCTAACCGTTGCTTCTGCTGGGGTGTTAAGCCAGTCGGATAGAATCACTTCAACTTGTGGAAGGCCGATTTTGTTATGCGACGAAAACATCTCTACCAGCACGCTACCACCGAACACCAACGCAGCTTCACGAGCCTGTAGTAACGTGCTTTTACGTTGACCAGGCTTCAACTTGTCGGCCTTAGTAAGCAACACTAGAACTGGAATGCCGCAGTCGGTTGCCCAATGCAGTAAATCCTGATCAGTGTCACGGTATGGATGGCGAATATCCATCAATAATACGAGGCCACGCAGAGACTGACGTTTCTGTAAGTATTCACTGAGTGCTTGGTTCCATTTTTCTTTAACGGCCAAAGGCACTTTGGCATAACCATAGCCTGGTAAATCGATTAAGCGTTTATTAGGTTGCACTTCGAAAACGTTGATTAACTGCGTACGGCCAGGCGTTTTACTGGTGCGCGCTAATGCTTTTTGGCGCGTAATAGTATTCAAAGCGCTTGATTTGCCCGCGTTTGATCGACCCGCAAAAGCAATTTCGACCCCTGAATCTTCAGGCAATTGTCGAATATTTGCGGCGCTCGTGATAAATTTTGTGGGCTGAAAGTTTAACGTGGTATTCATAAACGTATTGTGCGACCTCATTTGAAACCACATAGTAGCATGATTAGACGTTTAATCCTTACAACTTTTGTGTAAAATAGCGTCTGTTACAACTACCCAGAGCAGAGATATCGATCATGAAAAAAATCGCAATGTTCGTAGGCCTGTACCTTGGCTTGACTGGTGTTGCCATGGCAGCAACTGGCGATGCGGAAGCAGGACAACAGAAATCCGCTGTATGTGCTGCGTGTCACGGGCCGGATGGTAATGCACCATCTGATATGTATCCGAAAATTGCTGGTCAGCATGAAAGCTACCTGTTGAAACAGCTGAAAGATTATAAGCTAGCTGCTGAAACTGGCGGCGAGCAAGGTCGTGCAAACGCAATCATGCAAGGTCAAGTGATGATGTTGAGTGAGCAAGATATGGCTGACTTAGCAGCATATTTCGCATCACAAGAAATGGAAGGTGGAGCAGCACCGGAAGACGTGATTGCAGCAGGTGAGAAATTATTTGTTGCTGGTGATGAGTCTCGCGGCATTGCAGCTTGTGCAGCATGCCATGGGCCACGCGGCGACGGCATGGCGTTAGCTAACTTTCCAAATATCTCAGGTCAACATGCAGCATATACCAAGCAACAGCTTGAGTTGTTCCGCAGTGGCGAACGCGCGAATGATATGAACAATATGATGCGCGACGTGGCGAGTAAATTGACAGATAAAGATATCGAAATCTTATCTCAGTACATTCAAGGCCTGTACTAAAATAGGCGAGAAAAGGCAGCGAGAGCTGCCTTTTTTGTTTTTTTGTTGCAAAAAAAACGTAAGAAAAGCCCTATAAAATCGCGAGCTTGGCAATAAAGTTATAAAGAAATTCATTTTTAGAACATAATAATCATTGATAATTCGGCACGAATCAGTACTCTGAATGCCATTGGATTTACGGGAAGCCACATAATATAAGGCTTCCACTGTAATCGAAATTAAAATCCAGGGAATAACAACACGGCCAGGAGGCCGACTTTTAACCAAGCAGAATAAAAACAACAGAGCTCGGTTAATGCGCTTAACTAATAACAATAATAATAAAGACCTCACGGACGTTATAATTAAAAACATGGAAGATAATGACAACCGTTCTCGAAATCGCACGTGCGCTGTGTGAAAGAATGAGAATAAACTGGGCGATGGCAACATCGCCTTTTTTATTGCCTGCTAGATCAGTTAAACTATGCGCTACGTTTGCAAGCACGCTATGCTTAAGCCAACGTATTACATTCAACTGTTCTGGAAACACACATGACACGCGTCAAGAAAACCCGCAAAACTGGTCCGTTAGCTCCATCCAAGAAACCTCAAAAGGATTGGGAGCAACCGAAGACAAAATCAGCACCATCAAAACCGACGCATAAAACCAAAGGCCACAAACCGGGTAGCCGCTTTAACCCGCCTTCAAATCAAGGCAAACGCCAAGAAGCGAGTGGTAATTCGCAAGCGCATGATCCACGCCATGGTAGCAAGAAACCAATTAGCCTGATTGATCCTAAGCAAGCTGCTCAGATGCCACAACCGCCTAGCTTCGACCGTAAAGCAGCGATGGCAGAGCTAACCTCTATTGAAAATGATGAGCGCTTGCAAGCGTTGTTAGAACGCGCTGAAGATGGCGAATCATTAAGCGCCGTTGATACAAAATACATGGAAGAGCGTACTGAAAGATTCTCACAGCTCGCTGAAATACTCGGCATTGAGCTTGAAGACGACGATGACTTTGATGATTTAGATTTCGACGACGAATTTGAGGATGACGATGAGAGAAGCTAACTTGCCGGTGTGGACTTGGATTGCCGTTTTACTTGGTATTGTAATCATTGCTGGGTTGGCGTTTTATGCTGGTCGCCTGTTAGCGCAATTAAAGGCGCAGAATCAGCGTCGTGATCAAGCGTTAGCAAAGCGAAATGAGAATCTCCATGAAAGCATCGTGACTATTGCGAAGGCAATGGAGCAGGGGCAATGTCCACTGTCAGAGGGCGCACTTCGTTTAGTCGTGCTGTTGGATTTGCGGGTAGAATCAAACCAAGCAGGGTATGCAGCAAAATATCCGTCGTTGCATGATATGTATGAGCGAATTAAACACATGCCGACTCATGACGCTCGCAAGCAATACCCCAAAGCAGAAATTCGCAAAATGGATAACGAGCGCGAAGGCTATGAAAAAGAGCTGGAAGACGTGATTTTGCATGACGTCCGCCAGCTCTTGAAAGATTTCGCTTAAGTTACTGTTTGTAAACAGTACCGTCTTTCACAACCAAATTGATGTTGCTGAGCAGGGAAATGTCGTTCAAGGGATTTCCCTGTACCGCTACCACATCAGCTCGTTTGCCAACTTCAATGGTACCGATATCCGATACGCCTAATAATTTTGATGCTTCAGCGGTAGCGCTTCGAATTGCTACCAGTGGCGGCATACCTGCTTCAACCATGTAGATAAACTCGCGATAGTTTTCGCCGTGATCGTACACCCCAGCGTCAGTACCAAAAGCAATTTTCACACCAGCTTTGTACGCTTCAGCAAACGTACTTTGAATTTTTGGACCAATCGCTGCAGCTTTAGGCCGAACAAGTTCTGGGAAGAACCCATCTATTTTTGCCCGCTCGGCAACCGAGCGACCAGCCGTAATGGTTGGTACGTAATACACGCCTTTTTTCTTCATCGCGCGCATCACTTCCTCGTCCATGTAAGTACCGTGCTCGATAGAATCAACACCGGCTTCAATGGCACGCAGCATGCCTTCTTTGCCATGTGCGTGAACCGTGACTTTCATTTCGTAATCACGTGCTGTTTTTACCACAGCTTCAAGTTCATCCATCATGAACTGAGGGTTATGTCCGCTTTTCGCAACACTTAATACGCCACCCGTAACCGTTAATTTGATCAAGTCTGAACCGTCTTGATAGCGAGCTCGAACCGCTTGTCTAGCCTCATAAGGCCCGTTCAACACGCCCTCTGCCGGAGTTGGTGTTTCGTACAAGCCGCCATGAGCACCGTTAGTTGGGTCAGCATGCCCACCGGTAGTTGCAAGCGATTTACCTGCAGTGTAAATACGAGGACCAATCACTTTGCCGGCATTCACCGCGTTACGCAGTGCGATACTGGCATTATAGGAATCACCTAAATCACGAACGGTAGTGAAACCTGCCATGAGCGTCTTACGCGCGTAATTAACAGCATCCAAAGTGACGTCTGGTGCCCCTTTGGTAAATTTGTTCATATAGCTGCCGGGGCCCAACTGAGAAGTGAGGTGGGTATGCATGTCGATGAAACCAGGCATCACCGTACCAGTACGACGATCAATCACCACGTCGCCTTCTTGTGGCTGTTTAAAACCGCTTTCAATCGCTTGGATGATTCCCTCATCAATGACAACGGTCATTTCTGATTTCGGGTTGGCTTGAGTACCGTCAATGAGTGTACCCGCGTAAATAAGCGTGTCGGCATGGGCGGTTGAAGCCAAGCCAAGAGCTATAGATACTGCTAATAATTTCCGCATGTGATTTACCTCGCTTTATTTTTGCTATAGTCATCACAGTAGCGAGTTATGACTAAAGTGGTCAATGAAGTGGTCAGCAATTAACCGCTTAAACTGAGTGAACTGACGCAACCATGGCTAAATCTTGGTATAATGCCGCACTTAACGACACCGATTAGGCAGTACATTGCATGTTCAAACGCGTACGAGAAGATATCCAAAGTGTTTTTGCCCGTGATCCTGCGGCACGAAATGCTTTCGAAGTACTCACAACTTACCCCGGACTTCATGCTATCTGGTGGCATCGCTTTAGCCACAAACTGTGGACGTGGCGTTGGTATTGGCTCGCGCGTTTTGTCTCCACTATCTCCCGTTGGTTAACAGGTGTCGAAATTCATCCGGGCGCGAAAATCGGACGCCGCTTTTTCATTGATCATGGTATGGGCGTAGTGATTGGTGAAACCGCAGAAATCGGCGACGATGTAACCATTTATCATGGGGTCACGCTTGGTGGTACAAGCTGGAATCAAGGTAAGCGTCATCCAACTCTCAAAAATGGGGTGGTGATTGGCGCTGGCGCGAAAGTTCTCGGCCCGCTAGTCATTGGTGAAAATGCGCGTATTGGCTCCAATGCTGTTGTGGTAAAAGACGTTCCGGCCGAAGCGACTGTCGTTGGTATTCCCGCTCGAGTGGCTCGAAGTGCGGCTACGGCGGAGACTTCTGAAGTCACTAAACGTCGGCAAGAAATTGCAAAGCAATATGGCTTTGATGCGTATGCGATTTCTGCGGACAACCCAGATCCGGTTGCTACGGCGATTGGTCGTATGCTTGACCACGTGCATTTGCTAGACCAAAAAGTGAGCGATTTGTGTTGCGCAGTGAATCAACTTGGCGGTAATGTGTGTGAAGAAATACCGGATGTTGATTTGGACGATATGGACTTCCTTAAAGCAGAACAGGAAGCAGCTGAACGTCGTCAGAAAGAGCAGCAGAAAGAGCAACCGAAAAAGTCGCCTACTGAAACCGATTAACTCGAGACGATAGCCAGTTGCTAGCGGAGGTTACCATGAAGCTAGCAAATACCTTACTTGCGACAATCTCAATTGTCGTATTATTTGGCTGCGCCAGTCAGTCTCCAACAAATGCTCTGACACAGGCGCGGCTGCAAGCACACATGCCGAGCTTAAATAATGACTTATTCCTCCAGCCTCAACAGTCCGTTGTCTCAGCGCATCAACTGTTTGTGTTAACGTCGTCGCAGCAGCAAGACTTTTTACTCGATTTTAATGGCCGACTCAGCGATTTACCTGAGCACGAGCGCATCAGCGTCTATCTGCACGACATAACCTTCGGATTTAACTACAAAGAAAAAACCTATACCGCGAGCGAAGCGTTTGCCTTAAGTGCCGGTAACTGCATGGCGTTAGCTATTCTTACCAAGAGCTTAGCTGACGTTGCTGGTGTCGAAATTAAATTCCAACGCGTCACCAATGCGCCGGTATTTGACCGAAATAATAATATTGTACTTGTTTCAGATCATGTCCGTGCTCGGCTATACAAGCCACTCGACACTTTCAACGAAAGTGATGATAAAACGCTGTTGAAACGAGCTTGGGTGGTGGTTGACTATTTCCCTTCGTCAGCGTCGCAAAATGCTGAAATGATCACTGATACTGAATTTTTGGCTCTGTATTATCGTAACCGAGCGGCAGAACTGATGGTGGATGGATTGGTGGATGATGCATACGCCTATGCAACTGAAGCACTCAAGTACACACCGAATGACAGTGAAGTACTTAATCTTTTGGGGTTGTTACATGGTCGTAGAGAGGACGTACTTACTGCCGAGCAACTGTTTCGTTATGCGCTGCGACTAAACCCTGATAATTTGAATGTCTTACATAACTATCAATCGCTTGCTAAACGCCAGCAGCGCCATGATTTGGTAGCACTACTGGAACAACGTATTCAATCCATTCCGGAAGCGAACCCGTATACGTGGATAGCCTTGGGTGATGTAGCGTTCACGCAAAATCAACTTGATACAGCCATGATGATGTATCGTAAGGCAGCGAAGCAGGCGCCTTATGTTCATGAAGCGTATTGGGGGCAAGCTCGTGTACTGGTTGCGCAGGGTGAAACCCAGCAAGCGCGACGTGTTTTAGAAAAAGGCTTAAGGGAAGCACGGATATCGGCGACCAAAGCTCAATTTAAAACCGGTTGGTACAGTTATCAAACTCAGGCACAAAAAAAGCCGCTCGATTGAGCGGCTTTTTGGAATTCTTCGCTAGAAGAAACGTAATTACATAGGAACTACGTTAGAAGCCTGTGGGCCTTTAGGACCTTGCTCAATAGTGAACTGAACAGTTTGGCCTTCAGCTAAGGTTTTGAAACCGTCTGATTGGATAGCAGAGAAATGTACGAATACGTCTGCGCCTTGCTCTTGCTCGATGAAACCGAAACCTTTAGCTTCGTTAAAGAATTTTACTTTACCAGTTACTGTAGACATGCTGTGATTCCTCGTAGTGCATGTGAAAATCTAGGGTATTGCTAATAAAAATTACGTGTATTACTTGAGGACTTACAAAACGAGGTACAGCAATTGACTTCGTAACAGGCCACAATTAGACAGCCGAATTTTTCTAGCGACCGCCAGTATACGCCGATCCTACACCCTGTCAATTAAAGATTTATTAATGACAATAAGGGGTTTAGCCGCGAATCCAGTTTTTTGTGATATGTCTGAACTGGTCAGTTCCTGAGCGATGAAGCCATTCATAAGCAGCCATTTCCGATGAAATAATTACCACGCCCTCTTGGCGCATACGTTTCAGTGCGGTTTGTTTGTCACTATCACGACGCGAGCCGACGGCATCTTCTACCACAAATACTTGATAATCATCGGCAATTAAGTCAAGCGCGGTTTGTAATATACAGACGTGGGTTTCCATGCCCATCAACACCACTTGCGAACGGTTGATTTCGTTTATGGCATTAATAAAATTTGGCTCCTGCACCGCACTAAAATGCATTTTCTCGATAACTTGGGCGTTTTCAATGACCCCAGAAAGGTCATCAACGCTAATTCCTAATCCCTTTGGATATTGCTCAGTCACAACCACAGGTACATCTAACTCATTGGCGATTTCACCGAGCCAGCGCATACGAGCAATGAGTTGATCGCGCTGATGGATAACCGGGGCAAGTTTTTCTTGTGCATCAACAATAACGAGTACGCTCTGATCTGCTTTCATGAGCATAATGACAACTCCTTTGATTCGAATTAAATTAATTATGCCGCAAAGTTATTGCTATTCCTAATACTTGGCGATACTTTGACCACTGTCAGGCAATTCACCAAGGTAAGTCACAAGGACGCTGGCCATGCCCAACCAATCAGCAGACATGCTGCTGCAAAGTTTTCGCAATAAAGTCACGCGCAATATCGTGTGGGCGGGAGCTGCTACTCAGTTTTTGTTAGCTGGCGCACAGATCTGGCTGGCAAACTATTTACAAGCCGTGATCATGTTCGCCGCCGCAATCGTTTTGGCTGTGATTGCCTATTCTTATCGGGAAAAACGAATTCCCGATTTTTGGCGTGTCATTTTCATGATGCTGCTTACCTCCATTTGTTTTGCTTCTATTCGTAACAATGGCACCATTGGCGTGTATTGGGCTTATCCGCTGTTGGTTGCAAGTTTCTTTATGTTCC from Pseudidiomarina andamanensis includes:
- a CDS encoding DMT family transporter — encoded protein: MQQSDTPPLKAWLLLLLLAMIWGSSFILIKKGLIAFRPDQLAAIRIASAGFVLLPFLMRRFRTVQRYHWPKLISVGLVGSFIPAFLFAFAQTQLPSGVTGVLNTFTPLATLIIGVLVFHQIVAVQQWVGVLIGLAGTVILITANASGEFQFNAYALLIIVATICYGINLNLIKHHIPDLGALTITGVSLFLVAPPALIYLLFATPFVEQLGSQPDAYFSLTAILILGVVGTAMALVIFNTVVKMTDTTFTSSVTYLIPIVALILGVVDGEPFLVEHAIGMAAILTGVFIANRRARKPRVAPTA
- the yihA gene encoding ribosome biogenesis GTP-binding protein YihA/YsxC — its product is MNTTLNFQPTKFITSAANIRQLPEDSGVEIAFAGRSNAGKSSALNTITRQKALARTSKTPGRTQLINVFEVQPNKRLIDLPGYGYAKVPLAVKEKWNQALSEYLQKRQSLRGLVLLMDIRHPYRDTDQDLLHWATDCGIPVLVLLTKADKLKPGQRKSTLLQAREAALVFGGSVLVEMFSSHNKIGLPQVEVILSDWLNTPAEATVSADATE
- a CDS encoding c-type cytochrome, coding for MKKIAMFVGLYLGLTGVAMAATGDAEAGQQKSAVCAACHGPDGNAPSDMYPKIAGQHESYLLKQLKDYKLAAETGGEQGRANAIMQGQVMMLSEQDMADLAAYFASQEMEGGAAPEDVIAAGEKLFVAGDESRGIAACAACHGPRGDGMALANFPNISGQHAAYTKQQLELFRSGERANDMNNMMRDVASKLTDKDIEILSQYIQGLY
- the yihI gene encoding Der GTPase-activating protein YihI translates to MTRVKKTRKTGPLAPSKKPQKDWEQPKTKSAPSKPTHKTKGHKPGSRFNPPSNQGKRQEASGNSQAHDPRHGSKKPISLIDPKQAAQMPQPPSFDRKAAMAELTSIENDERLQALLERAEDGESLSAVDTKYMEERTERFSQLAEILGIELEDDDDFDDLDFDDEFEDDDERS
- a CDS encoding DUF2489 domain-containing protein, with the translated sequence MREANLPVWTWIAVLLGIVIIAGLAFYAGRLLAQLKAQNQRRDQALAKRNENLHESIVTIAKAMEQGQCPLSEGALRLVVLLDLRVESNQAGYAAKYPSLHDMYERIKHMPTHDARKQYPKAEIRKMDNEREGYEKELEDVILHDVRQLLKDFA
- a CDS encoding metal-dependent hydrolase family protein, whose amino-acid sequence is MRKLLAVSIALGLASTAHADTLIYAGTLIDGTQANPKSEMTVVIDEGIIQAIESGFKQPQEGDVVIDRRTGTVMPGFIDMHTHLTSQLGPGSYMNKFTKGAPDVTLDAVNYARKTLMAGFTTVRDLGDSYNASIALRNAVNAGKVIGPRIYTAGKSLATTGGHADPTNGAHGGLYETPTPAEGVLNGPYEARQAVRARYQDGSDLIKLTVTGGVLSVAKSGHNPQFMMDELEAVVKTARDYEMKVTVHAHGKEGMLRAIEAGVDSIEHGTYMDEEVMRAMKKKGVYYVPTITAGRSVAERAKIDGFFPELVRPKAAAIGPKIQSTFAEAYKAGVKIAFGTDAGVYDHGENYREFIYMVEAGMPPLVAIRSATAEASKLLGVSDIGTIEVGKRADVVAVQGNPLNDISLLSNINLVVKDGTVYKQ
- the cysE gene encoding serine O-acetyltransferase, which codes for MFKRVREDIQSVFARDPAARNAFEVLTTYPGLHAIWWHRFSHKLWTWRWYWLARFVSTISRWLTGVEIHPGAKIGRRFFIDHGMGVVIGETAEIGDDVTIYHGVTLGGTSWNQGKRHPTLKNGVVIGAGAKVLGPLVIGENARIGSNAVVVKDVPAEATVVGIPARVARSAATAETSEVTKRRQEIAKQYGFDAYAISADNPDPVATAIGRMLDHVHLLDQKVSDLCCAVNQLGGNVCEEIPDVDLDDMDFLKAEQEAAERRQKEQQKEQPKKSPTETD
- a CDS encoding tetratricopeptide repeat protein; amino-acid sequence: MKLANTLLATISIVVLFGCASQSPTNALTQARLQAHMPSLNNDLFLQPQQSVVSAHQLFVLTSSQQQDFLLDFNGRLSDLPEHERISVYLHDITFGFNYKEKTYTASEAFALSAGNCMALAILTKSLADVAGVEIKFQRVTNAPVFDRNNNIVLVSDHVRARLYKPLDTFNESDDKTLLKRAWVVVDYFPSSASQNAEMITDTEFLALYYRNRAAELMVDGLVDDAYAYATEALKYTPNDSEVLNLLGLLHGRREDVLTAEQLFRYALRLNPDNLNVLHNYQSLAKRQQRHDLVALLEQRIQSIPEANPYTWIALGDVAFTQNQLDTAMMMYRKAAKQAPYVHEAYWGQARVLVAQGETQQARRVLEKGLREARISATKAQFKTGWYSYQTQAQKKPLD
- a CDS encoding cold-shock protein, whose amino-acid sequence is MSTVTGKVKFFNEAKGFGFIEQEQGADVFVHFSAIQSDGFKTLAEGQTVQFTIEQGPKGPQASNVVPM
- a CDS encoding hydrolase, with amino-acid sequence MKADQSVLVIVDAQEKLAPVIHQRDQLIARMRWLGEIANELDVPVVVTEQYPKGLGISVDDLSGVIENAQVIEKMHFSAVQEPNFINAINEINRSQVVLMGMETHVCILQTALDLIADDYQVFVVEDAVGSRRDSDKQTALKRMRQEGVVIISSEMAAYEWLHRSGTDQFRHITKNWIRG